One genomic region from Anopheles bellator chromosome 2, idAnoBellAS_SP24_06.2, whole genome shotgun sequence encodes:
- the LOC131208103 gene encoding uncharacterized protein LOC131208103 produces the protein MSHTFGTALLFLCFSLVVWCYETSGHPLDSLFRTLPSVQKHSDLVPAIGSSGGGLTARELVESGHRHRTRQTFATFPPHHRWYSDRRPLVRPAGDTVSAFEALPAVALGGVSREDDFTGPGGPIDTVEMAALGPTSNEIGDNPLLLPLGFNSRPPVMVEPDDGSFLGAEDGRTPVQSIDLIREQLDRIKQQEDIEIKSNLLMKLLAELPPEGPLPIVYVEDAAGSQSESNNGMSKDNNDEDDDDDYNDGERAGRIVTQQFTSNGYKRTGRYYRPYPWKRQNSRSQTYVNGARYLCVPSRDDVFKLLMGLHDNRAGNPQQPVSFCNRRRPPKAILTKIRFFG, from the exons atgtcacATACCTTCGGTACTGCCCTGCTGTTCCTGTGTTTTTCGTTGGTAGTCTGGTGCTACGAAACCTCTGGACATCCTTTGGATTCGCTGTTTCGCACCCTACCTTCCGTCCAAAAACACTCCGACCTGGTGCCGGCTATCGGTTCGAGTGGAGGTGGCCTTACCGCTCGTGAACTTGTAGAATCTGGTCATCGTCATCGTACTCGGCAAACCTTTGCGACTTTTCCACCTCACCATCGTTGGTATTCCGATCGGAGACCACTGGTAAGACCGGCCGGCGATACCGTTTCGGCATTCGAAGCACTGCCGGCTGTCGCTTTGGGCGGTGTGAGCCGGGAAGATG aTTTCACAGGCCCCGGGGGCCCAATAGACACAGTCGAAATGGCTGCGCTCGGTCCAACATCGAACGAAATTGGGGACAATCCACTGCTGTTGCCGTTGGGTTTCAACAGTCGGCccccggtgatggtggagcCCGACGACGGGTCGTTTTTGGGCGCTGAGGATGGCCGCACGCCGGTGCAGAGCATCGATTTGATCCGTGAGCAACTGGACCGCATCAAGCAGCAGGAGGACATcgaaatcaaatcgaatcTGCTGATGAAGCTGCTGGCGGAGTTGCCCCCCGAGGGACCGCTGCCAATTGTGTACGTCGAGGATGCGGCCGGCTCGCAATCGGAGAGCAACAACGGAATGAGCAAGGATAACAACgatgaggatgacgacgatgattacAATGATGGCGAACGTGCAGGACGGATCGTGACCCAGCAGTTCACATCCAACGGCTACAAACGGACTGGACGATACTATCGGCCTTACCCCTGGAAGCGTCAGAACTCACGCAGTCAAAC GTATGTTAACGGAGCCCGCTATCTGTGCGTTCCGAGCCGCGATGATGTTTTTAAGCTGCTGATGGGCCTTCACGACAACCGCGCTGGCAACCCCCAGCAGCCGGTTAGCTTCTGCAACCGAAGGCGCCCGCCAAAGGCCATCTTGACTAAGATTCGGTTCTTTGGTTAA
- the LOC131208104 gene encoding uncharacterized protein LOC131208104: MAVSISKFATLTLLLLTAELRCGVHAVDYGNHISVSNGQTSGEAYFQMINDFDRLPVESSGQIGSLAHGAAGDRRSVVECGGVYKRLQSEIRSPEYPDAGYQPNLHCEYTFKSPFVCSNQYHFQFLDFALEPSRNCTKDRVVIGEEEILCGTVIGSKLYDAPGGLLRMKFVSDAWRSERGFRILVTRQPCGDDNDAEESSTAYTVFSTIQVADETEPSVEESTTMSAPASDEKVLSSRQDIPPEFNPGGNGYLPPVTVPPAAYPPTGYPPATYPPQAYPCPVPPCLYPPWGCTPPNYPPFPALPPRPVHCDPRYQSCPPTYPSYPLYPQQPPQYPGCVPNQGCIPGQVPQYPQYPTYPGYPSTTGTEGTNSIGGPPPGYEPVKTEMGAEFPEPTTERTPEPPESQVSFVPGPGHACCRNTFSQRRFYLSSANFPSQYTNNQDCVVQIQRYSPATCRLVVNFKFFALGNDQVPACPGGFVEIDGRRICGCHTGQTYRTSDFGPYQHKTIRVHTDAGRFPVVQGFVLEVFQEECSPRVPLKRSDDTDRLVQRHVQWPPAARNGLDYEMVRVEGKQLRGPLKAIRTTNTTTTQETTHQYYYYNGDDAQPVQLAREPLPVGAETLLRPVHYYPGSDYGEKFAQPIAAQQQSANRCVFTTADWLRLKLDWLWIFKPVCLA, translated from the coding sequence ATGGCAGTGTCGATTAGCAAGTTCGCGACTTTGACTTTATTACTATTAACTGCAGAGTTACGGTGCGGTGTTCATGCGGTCGATTATGGCAATCATATCTCGGTCAGCAATGGCCAAACCAGTGGCGAAGCGTATTTCCAGATGATCAACGATTTTGATCGACTTCCGGTCGAGAGTTCGGGCCAGATCGGATCACTAGcgcacggtgctgctggtgatcgtCGCAGTGTCGTTGAATGTGGCGGCGTCTACAAACGGCTACAGAGCGAGATCCGTTCGCCCGAGTATCCGGACGCAGGCTACCAGCCAAATCTGCACTGCGAGTACACGTTCAAGTCTCCGTTCGTGTGCAGCAACCAGTACCACTTCCAGTTCCTGGACTTTGCTCTCGAACCGTCGCGCAATTGCACCAAGGATCGGGTCGTCATAGGCGAGGAGGAAATTCTGTGTGGCACGGTGATCGGATCGAAGCTGTACGATGCTCCCGGGGGTCTGCTGCGGATGAAATTCGTTAGCGATGCGTGGCGATCGGAGAGAGGCTTCCGGATTCTGGTCACCCGGCAACCGTGTGGGGACGATAACGACGCAGAAGAGTCGTCGACGGCGTACACAGTATTCAGCACCATTCAGGTTGCCGACGAAACAGAGCCAAGCGTGGAAGAGTCCACCACGATGTCGGCGCCCGCTAGCGATGAGAAGGTACTGAGCAGTCGTCAGGACATCCCTCCCGAGTTTAATCCCGGTGGCAACGGGTACTTACCGCCTGTGACcgtaccaccagcagcgtaCCCTCCGACGGGCTATCCACCGGCGACGTATCCTCCCCAGGCATACCCGTGTCCGGTGCCGCCGTGTCTGTATCCACCGTGGGGTTGTACTCCACCCAACTATCCGCCGTTTCCCGCGTTACCTCCACGCCCGGTGCACTGTGATCCAAGGTATCAATCGTGTCCACCAACGTATCCTAGCTATCCGTTGTATCCTCAGCAACCACCACAGTACCCTGGCTGTGTCCCAAATCAAGGATGCATTCCTGGCCAGGTCCCACAGTACCCTCAGTACCCGACCTATCCAGGATACCCGTCtaccaccggaacggaaggaactaactcgatcggtggcccacCGCCCGGCTATGAGCCAGTGAAGACGGAAATGGGTGCCGAATTTCCCGAACCAACCACAGAGCGTACCCCCGAGCCTCCCGAGAGCCAAGTGTCGTTCGTTCCCGGACCGGGACACGCTTGCTGCCGGAACACGTTCAGCCAGCGTCGGTTCTATCTGTCGAGCGCCAACTTTCCCTCCCAGTACACCAACAACCAGGACTGCGTGGTACAGATACAGCGCTACTCGCCAGCCACCTGCCGGTTGGTGGTCAACTTCAAGTTCTTCGCCCTCGGTAACGACCAAGTTCCAGCCTGCCCCGGCGGATTTGTGGAGATCGATGGACGACGTATCTGCGGGTGCCACACGGGCCAAACCTACCGGACCAGTGACTTTGGACCGTACCAGCATAAAACCATTCGCGTCCACACTGACGCCGGCCGATTCCCGGTGGTGCAGGGCTTCGTGCTCGAAGTCTTCCAGGAAGAGTGTTCACCGCGAGTCCCGCTAAAGCGCAGCGACGACACGGATCGGTTAGTCCAGCGGCACGTgcaatggccaccggcagcgcgGAACGGGCTCGACTATGAAATGGTTCGCGTCGAAGGAAAGCAACTTCGCGGGCCACTCAAAGCGATTCGCACCACGAACACTACCACCACCCAGGAGACTACGCACCAGTATTATTACTACAACGGGGATGATGCTCAACCGGTGCAACTGGCGAGGGAACCGTTGCCGGTTGGGGCCGAAACACTCCTGCGGCCGGTACACTACTACCCGGGATCGGACTATGGGGAGAAGTTTGCTCAACCCATcgccgcccagcagcagagcgCAAACCGATGTGTCTTCACGACGGCCGATTGGTTGCGCCTTAAACTCGACTGGTTGTGGATCTTCAAGCCAGTTTGCTTAGCCTAG
- the LOC131209395 gene encoding uricase gives MMSRKLFDESSALQLDGENSPFQISNYGYGKDSVKVLHVFRNGAVHSIKEFEVGTKLKLRSQKDYLEGDNSDIVATDSQKNTVYLLARKHGLKSPEEFGVLLCHHFLSKYPHVDEVSIHIDEYPWSRMGFGTGPYTDLHNHAFVFTPTAIRYTDVTQKRTETKPTIVSGLTDLRVLKTTQSAFVNFVNDEYRSLPDQHDRIFSTVVRSSWQYSTVTGVDFDYCWNKVKQCILNNFAGETEKGIFSPSVQHTLYLAEKQVLETIPEISSIDMTMPNKHYFTFDFSRFPKVINESELGEETVYTPVDKPAGIIYAQLDRKSDQHMKSKL, from the exons ATGATGTCCCGGAAGCTTTTCGACGAGAGCAGCGCTCTTCAGTTAGATGGCGAGAATTCGCCCTTCCAAATCAGCAACTACGGTTACGGCAAGGACAGCGTTAAGGTGTTGCATGTTTTCCGTAACGGTGCGGTACACTCAATAAAGGAGTTTGAAGTGGGCACCAAGCTTAAGCTGCGCAGCCAGAAGGATTATCTTGAAG GTGACAACAGCGACATTGTGGCAACGGATTCGCAGAAAAACACCGTCTATCTGTTGGCCCGCAAGCACGGTCTCAAGTCGCCGGAGGAGTTTGGCGTGCTGCTGTGTCACCACTTTCTGAGCAAGTATCCGCACGTGGACGAGGTGTCGATCCACATCGACGAGTACCCTTGGTCGCGGATGGGCTTCGGTACGGGTCCGTACACAGACTTGCACAACCACGCGTTCGTCTTCACACCAACCGCCATCCGGTACACGGACGTTACGCAGAAGAGAACGG AAACCAAACCCACCATCGTGAGTGGCCTGACGGACTTGCGAGTGCTCAAGACGACGCAATCGGCATTCGTAAACTTCGTCAACGACGAGTATCGCTCGCTGCCGGATCAGCACGATCGAATCTTCAGCACGGTTGTCCGCTCGTCCTGGCAGTACTCAACGGTGACCGGCGTGGACTTTGACTACTGTTGGAACAAGGTGAAGCAGTGCATCCTGAACAACTTTGCCGGGGAAACCGAAAAGGGCATCTTCTCGCCCAGCGTCCAGCACACGCTGTACCTAGCCGAGAAGCAGGTTCTCGAGACGATCCCCGAAATCTCGTCGATCGACATGACGATGCCCAACAAACACTACTTTACGTTCGACTTCAGCCGATTTCCCAAAGTGATCAACGAATCCGAGCTGGGCGAGGAAACGGTCTACACGCCGGTCGACAAACCGGCCGGCATTATTTACGCCCAGCTCGATCGGAAATCGGATCAGCACATGAAAAGTAAACTCTAG
- the LOC131210595 gene encoding bromodomain-containing protein 7 — MGSKKHKKHKSERREREGDREKSFSLDRPPSLKLILKVSGNSSTPEHGNDSPAYGIQSDGGSTLFTSSGDYPERHKKSKKKKKKKDREKKHKHHHKEKRHRHRGDDTSHGEDEEDEEDFNSVCDESSQALPDPIGAVHYPVASSAAVAAVAAVASCSLAAQPVTKPLLPEVLLSPKHEPDTGSESVSDPTPYSDAVERSALVGGFVLKEEMTTAPSSVTTDEPLQSPGSMLSSSRPGSKIDFHDTSSSQAPKTPNSDCSGREPRSCVLKLKQSRSPLAKLLDHLLKALEKRDPHQFFAWPVTDDIAPGYSSIIMKPMDFSTIRQKIDDNEYGSVAEFSDDFRLMCENAIKYNHSETVYHKAAKKLLHVGARLLQPDNLMRSLRPLMTYMRELTAKELGFEPPSGASDGGEHEFHHQHHTADSADEAMAAAVDEGINAQIEEDEKRKQIRLENNPQTKFEAFVDDLTADEVLAQVQSAALNARTKLLKRKSAHRMGFLRQHKDGTTSMKILLDRGASEGTEGGPERTVTLGAHMGKLQYGTGQLQGFREDRRNSAKTVKPLSYGAFSSFAPVFDSRFANLNKEETDMVLNTYGCETGGDYAESILRFAMDSPFAAGMAHNLLDVLTNGEHRQTYGKLYESHVQREEGEAVRQTLPDPDPVAIAEEVKRYANVKIDFDSLRSLSALGVDTQFLDQLEQELTGVETVGPMLHQSLHENSELLQKLHQMQTDRLSAPLPAHLSHIQHPSDNEIDLAGQISSNLTQIAKQLPPSAIAQPHSLRKAMGISSVGLEVFQPPPAAAVLSDVQQPSVPGQLQPQPSRQPQSQQANCNGATVAAASAGAPTSAPIVTPSPASDIDTTPMDMDLEPEPISHHHHQHHPHPHHLPPAQQQPHPQQQSIIQPSAGVASVDLDSELREFLGSSGLSSNGATSADGTESSEATCIEQMLMD, encoded by the exons ATGGGGTCGAAAAAGCacaagaaacataaatcagAACGCCGAGAACGCGAAGGTGACAGAG AGAAATCGTTCAGCCTCGACCGGCCACCAAGCCTGAAGTTGATACTGAAGGTGAGCGGCAACAGTTCGACGCCGGAGCACGGGAACGATTCGCCGGCCTACGGTATTCAGTCGGATGGCGGCAGCACGTTGTTTACCAGCAGCGGCGACTACCCGGAGCGCCACAAGAAgtccaagaagaagaaaaagaagaaggaccGTGAAAAGAAGCATAAGCATCACCACAAGGAAAagcgccaccggcaccgcggTGACGACACGAGCCACGGTGAAGACGAGGAGGATGAGGAAGACTTCAACAGTGTGTGCGATGAGAGCTCGCAGGCCCTGCCGGATCCGATCGGTGCCGTACACTATCCGGTGGCCAGTTCTGCAGCGGTGGCAGCTGTGGCGGCCGTCGCAAGCTGTTCACTAGCGGCACAACCCGTGACGAAGCCATTACTGCCGGAAGTACTGCTGTCACCGAAACACGAACCGGACACGGGATCGGAATCGGTGTCCGACCCGACACCGTACTCGGATGCGGTGGAAAGGTCAGCGCTGGTCGGTGGATTTGTGCTAAAGGAAGAAATGACGACGGCACCAAGCTCGGTAACGACCGATGAACCTCTACAGAGTCCCGGATCGATGTTGTCTAGCTCGCGACCAGGCAGTAAGATCGATTTTCATGACACCAGCTCAAGCCAAGCGCCGAAAACGCCCAATTCGGACTGCAGTGGACGAGAACCGCGCAGCTGTGTGCTGAAGTTGAAGCAGAGCCGGTCGCCGCTGGCCAAGCTGTTGGACCATCTGCTGAAAGCGCTCGAGAAGCGCGATCCGCACCAGTTCTTTGCGTGGCCCGTGACCGACGACATTGCACCCGGCTACTCATCGATCATCATGAAGCCGATGGACTTTTCCACCATCCGGCAGAAGATCGACGACAACGAGTACGGCTCGGTGGCGGAGTTTAGTGACGACTTCAGGCTGATGTGTGAGAACGCGATCAAGTACAATCACTCCGAGACGGTGTACCACAAGGCGGCCAAGAAGCTGCTGCATGTCGGGGCCCGTCTGCTGCAGCCGGACAATCTGATGCGCTCGTTGCGGCCCCTCATGACGTACATGCGCGAGCTGACGGCGAAAGAGCTTGGCTTCGAGCCACCTAGCGGGGCTAGCGATGGAGGCGAGCACGagttccaccaccagcaccatacGGCCGATTCGGCCGACGAAgcgatggcggccgccgtcgacgaggGCATCAATGCGCAGATCGAGGAGGACGAGAAACGCAAACAGATTCGGCTGGAAAACAATCCGCAGACCAAATTCGAGGCGTTTGTGGATGATCTGACGGCGGACGAGGTGCTGGCCCAGGTGCAGAGTGCGGCACTGAATGCGAGGACGAAGCTTTTAAAGCGCAAATCGGCCCACCGGATGGGCTTCCTAAGGCAACACAAGGACGGTACGACGTCGATGAAGATACTGCTCGACAGGGGCGCATCGGAAGGGACCGAAGGAGGTCCGGAGCGAACCGTGACACTGGGGGCTCACATGGGCAAGCTACAGTACGGCACCGGGCAACTGCAGGGCTTCCGGGAGGATCGCCGAAACAGCGCCAAGACCGTGAAACCCCTCAGCTACGGTGCGTTCAGTTCGTTTGCGCCAGTCTTTGACTCCCGGTTTGCCAACCTGAACAAGGAGGAAACGGACATGGTGCTCAACACGTACGGCTGCGAAACGGGTGGGGACTACGCCGAGAGCATACTGCGCTTCGCCATGGACAGTCCGTTCGCTGCCGGCATGGCACACAATCTGCTGGACGTGCTGACCAACGGTGAACACCGGCAGACATACGGCAAGCTGTACGAATCGCACGTGCAGCGCGAGGAAGGTGAAGCTGTCCGACAAACGTtgcccgatcccgatccggtAGCGATAGCGGAAGAGGTGAAGCGGTACGCCAACGTGAAGATCGATTTCGATAGCCTTCGGTCGTTGTCGGCGCTCGGGGTCGACACACAATTTCTCGACCAGCTCGAGCAGGAACTGACCGGCGTCGAGACGGTCGGTCCGATGTTGCACCAATCGTTGCACGAAAACTCCGAACTCCTGCAGAAACTGCACCAGATGCAAACGGATCGCCTATCGGCACCGCTGCCGGCACACCTCTCCCATATCCAGCACCCGTCCGACAATGAGATTGACCTGGCCGGACAAATTTCCAGCAATCTGACGCAGATTGCCAAGCAGCTACCTCCATCGGCGATCGCACAACCGCACAGCTTGCGGAAGGCGATGGGCATCAGTTCTG TTGGTTTGGAAGTTTTCCAGCCGCCTCCAGCGGCTGCAGTATTGTCGGACGTCCAACAGCCTTCAGTACCTGGACAGCTGCAACCGCAACCGTCACGGCAACCACAGTCGCAGCAAGCAAACTGTAACGGAGCGACAGTAGCAGCTGCAAGCGCCGGTGCTCCCACTTCCGCACCGATCGTTACTCCCAGTCCAGCATCTG ATATCGACACGACGCCGATGGACATGGAtctcgaaccggaaccgatttcacaccaccaccatcagcaccatccCCATCCGCACCATCTGCCTCCAGCTCAGCAGCAACCAcatccgcagcagcaatcTATAATTCAACCCAGTGCCGGCGTGGCCTCCGTAGACTTGGACAGTGAGCTGCGCGAGTTTCTCGGCAGTTCGGGCCTCAGCTCGAACGGTGCCACCTCGGCCGACGGAACAGAATCGTCCGAAGCGACCTGCATCGAGCAGATGCTGATGGACTGA